Proteins encoded by one window of Castor canadensis chromosome 2, mCasCan1.hap1v2, whole genome shotgun sequence:
- the Fzd1 gene encoding frizzled-1 — protein sequence MAEEEAPKKSRAAGGGSSSELCSGALPARRAEEGSRDAESHQRRRRRPADLGRSARRLLLLLWLLEAPLLLGVRAQAAGQGPGPGQQPPPPPPPPQQQQSGQQYNGERGISIPDHGYCQPISIPLCTDIAYNQTIMPNLLGHTNQEDAGLEVHQFYPLVKVQCSAELKFFLCSMYAPVCTVLEQALPPCRSLCERARQGCEALMNKFGFQWPDTLKCEKFPVHGAGELCVGQNTSDKGTPTPSLLPEFWTSNPQHGGGSHRGGYPGGAGSSERGKFSCPRALKVPSYLNYHFLGEKDCGAPCEPTKVYGLMYFGPEELRFSRTWIGIWSVLCCASTLFTVLTYLVDMRRFSYPERPIIFLSGCYTAVAVAYIAGFLLEDRVVCNDKFSEDGARTVAQGTKKEGCTILFMMLYFFSMASSIWWVILSLTWFLAAGMKWGHEAIEANSQYFHLAAWAVPAIKTITILALGQVDGDVLSGVCFVGLNNVDALRGFVLAPLFVYLFIGTSFLLAGFVSLFRIRTIMKHDGTKTEKLEKLMVRIGVFSVLYTVPATIVIACYFYEQAFRDQWERSWVAQSCKSYAIPCPHLQGGAGAPPHPPMSPDFTVFMIKYLMTLIVGITSGFWIWSGKTLNSWRKFYTRLTNSKQGETTV from the coding sequence ATGGCTGAGGAGGAGGCGCCTAAGAAGTCCCGGGCCGCTGGCGGCGGCTCAAGCTCGGAACTTTGTTCCGGGGCGCTCCCGGCCCGGCGGGCGGAGGAGGGGAGCAGGGACGCGGAGAGCCACcaacgccgccgccgccgcccagCTGACCTCGGGCGCTCGGCGCGCCGGCTGCTGCTTCTGCTTTGGCTGCTGGAGGCTCCGTTGCTGCTGGGGGTCCGCGCGCAGGCGGCAGGCCAGGGGCCCGGGCCGGGGCAGCAACccccgccaccgccaccgccacctCAGCAGCAGCAGAGCGGGCAGCAGTACAACGGCGAGCGGGGTATCTCCATTCCGGATCACGGCTACTGCCAGCCCATCTCCATCCCTCTGTGCACGGACATCGCGTACAACCAGACCATCATGCCCAACCTGCTGGGCCACACGAATCAGGAGGACGCGGGCCTCGAGGTACACCAGTTCTACCCGCTAGTGAAGGTGCAGTGTTCGGCCGAGCTCAAGTTCTTCCTGTGTTCCATGTATGCGCCCGTGTGCACCGTGCTGGAGCAAGCGCTGCCGCCCTGCCGCTCCCTGTGCGAGCGCGCGCGCCAGGGCTGCGAGGCGCTCATGAACAAGTTCGGCTTCCAGTGGCCAGACACGCTCAAGTGCGAGAAGTTTCCGGTGCACGGCGCGGGAGAGCTGTGCGTGGGCCAGAACACTTCAGATAAAGGCACCCCGACGCCCTCGCTGCTGCCAGAGTTCTGGACCAGCAACCCCCAGCACGGCGGCGGAAGTCACCGCGGCGGCTACCCTGGAGGCGCCGGCTCTTCCGAGCGGGGCAAGTTCTCCTGCCCGCGCGCCCTCAAGGTGCCCTCCTACCTCAACTACCACTTTCTGGGGGAGAAGGACTGCGGCGCGCCCTGTGAGCCCACCAAAGTGTACGGGCTTATGTACTTCGGGCCCGAGGAACTGCGCTTCTCGCGCACCTGGATCGGCATCTGGTCGGTGCTGTGCTGCGCCTCCACGCTCTTCACAGTGCTCACATATCTGGTGGACATGCGGCGCTTCAGCTACCCGGAACGGCCCATCATCTTTCTGTCGGGCTGTTACACTGCAGTGGCCGTGGCCTACATTGCAGGCTTCCTGCTGGAGGACCGGGTGGTGTGTAACGACAAGTTCTCCGAGGACGGGGCGCGCACGGTGGCGCAGGGCACCAAGAAGGAGGGCTGCACCATCCTGTTCATGATGCTCTACTTCTTCAGCATGGCCAGCTCCATCTGGTGGGTGATCCTGTCCCTCACCTGGTTCCTGGCGGCCGGCATGAAGTGGGGCCACGAGGCCATCGAGGCCAATTCACAGTATTTTCACCTGGCCGCGTGGGCCGTGCCAGCCATCAAAACCATCACCATCCTGGCGCTGGGCCAGGTGGACGGAGACGTGCTGAGCGGAGTGTGCTTTGTGGGACTCAACAACGTGGACGCGCTGCGTGGCTTCGTGCTGGCACCCCTCTTTGTGTACCTGTTCATCGGCACGTCTTTCCTGCTGGCGGGTTTCGTATCCCTCTTCCGCATCCGCACCATCATGAAGCACGATGGCACCAAGACCGAGAAGCTGGAGAAGCTCATGGTGCGCATCGGTGTCTTCAGCGTGCTCTACACGGTGCCGGCCACTATCGTCATCGCCTGCTACTTCTATGAGCAGGCCTTCCGGGACCAGTGGGAGCGCAGCTGGGTGGCCCAGAGCTGCAAGAGCTATGCCATCCCTTGTCCTCACCTCCAGGGAGGTGCGGGCGCCCCACCTCATCCGCCTATGAGCCCTGACTTCACAGTCTTCATGATCAAGTACCTTATGACGCTGATCGTGGGCATCACGTCGGGCTTCTGGATCTGGTCTGGCAAGACACTCAACTCCTGGAGGAAGTTCTACACGAGGCTCACCAACAGCAAACAGGGGGAGACCACCGTCTGA